The Magnolia sinica isolate HGM2019 chromosome 11, MsV1, whole genome shotgun sequence DNA window tttttctaaacaagcaagctaaaatataagacaactacttgtttaaaagtcatgttgtgtagcacccaatctatttgggagaaagaaatctagcatatcttgttagcttgagtcatcagaaatgacgtGGACTAATGAGACTCGACAACACCGAAATTTTTTATgtcttcaacacagacgatccacacttaattataatatataaataacttatatatattggtcgggttcgggttgggtcaggcaacccaagacctcaacccgaacACAACCCAAGTTTCATAGGGTTGGTGtctgtatagcccaagcctgaacTTTGATAGATGATATATACCAGGCGTGTAATATCACTTATTCAAGTTGTAGTTCTAGTTTAGATCtatcatgaaaaaaataaaaggaaaaaaagaaaaagaaagagatcaTGTTTCGTTACTTGATTGTCGTTTTCTTGGGCAATTATCGTACAGTTAAATATGAAAGAAATATTCAGTGGGGCCCAAAGTTCACTCAGCTGAGTTTGAACCGATGTATACCACgtttacaatttctgagtgcatgcatatcaagcgtcatacactGCCCGAGTATCATTACTCTCCTTTGCAGAAACGATACCTTCCAACTCAGCCTACGTCCTACTTCGCACGTGCGTGGCACATCTAAGCCGTGCGTAAGTTGGTCCCGCACTGAAGTTGACCAGGCACCAACATCAGGGTGGGGAACACATGTACATTAAATGTAGACGGTGGCGAATCTTTCTTAActgtccactttttttttttttaatttaatttaatttagtttaattttttttaacacTGATTAGTGTGCATTTTTCATTACATTTGGATCtttgaccgtccatttgatgtACAGAAATTTATCGGTAGAATATTATAGATCAATGTCGGTTTTGATCTATAACCTATCTGTGGCCCAGGATTTGAACGGTTTATTTTCAGTTAATCATACCCTATGCGTACGATCATCTGCATGCATATGAACCATGCCAGAGTATCTTTCTTTTGGTGGAAAAGGTCTGGTCGACCGCGGTACATGAAGGGCTCCTGTACACTCCTTGTAAAATAAGCTCATCGTACAAGTGCTACACGCAGTGCCCATGAGGTTCTTTTTATGTCATCCAACATGACCACCTGGGTTAGACCACCATTGAATTTTGGcgacccaaaaatcaagccgatccaaccatcacgtgggccacatatGAATATTTGGGGTTTTTTTGGATGGTTTTCGTTcttctctatggtgtggcccacctaacagtCGTGTACGGTTGAAAGATCTTTATGGTTTGACCCATGTAATTCACGGTACGGATTGTATGTAAAAAATACGGTGGGCCCACCCTAGCTAACTATGGAGAACCATTCAAAAACCTCCAAATCCCACGTGGTGGCCGGATCCACCTCATTGCGGTGGGCCGACCCTGGCggaaaggttggatggcataaaaacttGGCTGTTTTCCACTCTCATCATCTGCAGAATAAGCTTATATTCTAGGAGGCCtcaaagaggtgggccccacacgctcaTCATTTGTAGAATAAGCTCATATTCTAAGAGGCCTcatagaggtgggccccacacgctcaTCAtttgttgtagaataagctttatATTCTAAAAGGCCTTATAGAAACCGGCCTGGAAGTATATTCGCAGGCGGATTTGGGTGTGGTTTGTAACGCCATTTGCTCGTTTGTCATGCGTTCATCTTGCATAGATATCATCGTCTTAGGTTCGTTTGGACTGTTCCCTCGTCGCCTCTTGTCAAATCATCGCCCCGGACTGACTGGTGAACGACAcacaccgacctggctggtgtcttgacgtcaccaagttctgtgggtcctatcatgaggtatgttttgtatccaaaccgtccgtccatttttcgagttcattttaatgcctgagaagaaaaataagacagatccaaatatcaagtggaccacactgcaaaaagaaattggagattgaacttctaccattgaaatccttttgggggtcacacaagttttggataaatatgatatttgtttttcctattcatccgggtctttgttaccttgtgaatagattttttggaaaattaaaagttatggtgggccctgtgaatgttttaaaggtgagaatcactgtcccactgatatttatggtgtggtccatttgagctttgcatatgactcatttttggaatgaagATCTAAAATCATttatccaaatggatgaacggtatggatatcataaacacatcatcgtggggcccatgtaactttgatctcctttgaaccattcgcaCAACTCGGAGCTCGGGTATGTCAGCGcacgtcttcgcacgacacgtacgcacaccagccaatccgcttccccacgtTTGAGGCCACGTGGATACCATTGTACGGGGCACATATCTTATGATCCGGCCATCAattaaatgggtcccactttgatgaGCTACAGCTCGCGTTCACACCGACTGAACTGTGGACCCCTGCGTGGCCTAAGATGATACATGGCCATCTCTCCACCGTACACGTAATTGAAATATCTTTCATTTCTGACCATCCTTCTAGTTGCCCCTACCGTACATGACAAattatccaaaaacgcacaaggagctgatgatcctagccatccgatcGGTGGCTTTTAGAGCTACAGCAAAGAACAAATAATGGTTAACGGTCGACGATCAGTTTGTGTAAGTGATAAAAAGTGATGGCTAGGATTCTCTGATAGGTGTGAAAATTGAGATGTAGGCCATCCGCGATAGGAACCACCAGTTAGACGGTTCCGATTGATAAATCACCGTCGACCATGTAGCAACTCAATCTCTAGTGGCCACTCATTGAGGTCCACATGCCGAGATGATCctgtgatttgaaccgtccatattttcCTTGCTAACGAAAACAACCCCGTCTACGTAGTCACGAGTCAGTAAGGTCCTTTAACTTTTGATTTTTATACTTGAATGGGAACCGTCGAAAATTGTCTCTTAATAGTTCTAGGTTCATCGACAGATAGTAACGGTCACAATCATTCCTTCAGCTGAATTTTCTTATTGTGGCCCTTATTGCATACAAcccacaacatggacggctccGATCATGGAAACAATCATCATGTAGGCGCCAGTGTGTGGCGAAACACGTGTTAGACTAGCCACAGGAGGAAAAAACAAACTCCTAGTGAGCTTGTTTAAAACTACCATTTTCTGGTCCAATGCATTTTCTCTTcttcaagctctccctctctctctctctctctctctctctctctctctctcttttctcttcttcaagctctctctctctctctctctctctctctctctctctctctctcctgttcaacctctctctctgtctctctccctcccctcttcaatctctctcccctcttcaacctctctctctctctctctctccctctccctcccctcttcaatctctctcccctcttcaacctctttctctctctctctctccctctccctcccctcttcaatctctctcccctcttcaacctctttctctctctctctctctctctctctttcccaccaTGGAAGAAGCAAACGTAGAATCCCCCATGCTTTCAAAGCTCCAAGATGCCACACGCAATCTCCACCATATCCTCCAAACCTCATCCGCCATGCAAACCAATCTCATCAACATGGACAAGAGATTCCAAGTCCTGATGGAAACTCTCTCCACCACCTCCAAGATAATTACACCAATTCAATCCCAATCAATGACCACCAAAGCCCTCGACACCAGAATCAACCGTGCCGTCTCACCCGCCCTCAAGCTCCTCGAAAGCTTCAAGATAACCGAGTCCCTCCAACGCCAGCTCCTCCACCTCTCCTCCAAGCTCCCCACAAAGGAAACACCAGATAAACGCCTCCGATGCCTCCTCAAGTACGTCGACTGTGTGGACCGCCTAACCTCCTCAATCAACTCCATCACACAAGATTCCGAGCCCGCGATCCAAAAACTCCAAGAAGCCGTCGAGTTCTTGAGCCGTACCAAAGCGACCGATCAATACCGGTCTCAGCGTCTGAGAGAGACTCTTGTTACACTCAAAGCTTTGTATGAGACGGAAGTAGATGCAATGAGGTATGAGGGATTGCTGGATGAGGCGCTTCTCAAATTGCAAGATGAATATGAAAGTATATTGTTGCAATTGAGACATAAGAATATCGGTCAACTGCCCATTGAGGAGATGGAAATGGACGGTCTTGATTTAGGGTCCGATGTGGAGGTCGAAGTCTTGAGGAGAATTTCGGAGACGCTGGCGAGAAACGATTGTTTGGATATTTGTATCGATATATTTGTTAAGGTAATTATCGAGGGCGAAAATAGCCTGTAGCGGATGTTCGTTGTGGGTGAATCTTATTAATTGAGATCTATTCATCATCACTGTTTATGTTGATGGGGGATAAGATTCACTCATAGGGAAAGTTTCGCTATGGTTGGTGGCTGTTTTTTGCTTGTGGGTGAATCTTTTCATTGCCGGATCTGTTTCTTCCTGTCTATGTTGATCGGGTGGCGATGAAATTCACCCATAGTGAAGGTCTCGCTGTGGGTGTTAGATATGGTAAGCGAGGTTTGCTAGTCCAACGTGTGTCTTTACATGCAACACGTACCATGACAACTATGTGTGGCATCTGAGACttgcataaggtgggtcccaccatgaggatgaTCCATTTTGGAAATAGGCTGGTTAATTAATCAGCTGGGCCTCCCCTATAGAAAGGCAATGGACGGTTGAAAGTGAACTTGTCGGTGGCCCACTGAAACATACTCATTTGAGCCGTCTGATTAGTGTGCCGGATTGATTTCTGCACCAGATCAtccttatggtgggtcccaccttttgatAGGATGAGATGCACAACACATGTGCCAGATTGGCTCTTAGGGGGCTAGCTAGCAAACCTCCAAGTTAGTTGATTtacgaaagaaaaagaaaatgatagttgTTTGgatgaactttaaaaaaaaaaaaaaaagttctttttTGCTTCCAATACAACACAAAACAACCccactttgagatttttgaaaattctaggGTAGAAACTGCAAGATGAGCACGTTTGGACgcatcaaatatcatgatatttcatgttCATCATTCTAATTTGGGGCGAAATTTCTTGACATTTCATGAAATATGGTGAAACCAAACACACCTTGCATGAGAATTTTAAATAAGGATTGCAGCTTATACTTGTAATTTCTCTAATTCGAAGTTTCGGGCTCTGACTTTCCAAACACAGGTGAGGTATCGAAGGGCAGCAAAAGCTCTAATGCGACTGAACCCGGATTATCTGAAAACTTACACAATAGAGGAGATCGACGAAATGGAATGGGAGATCTTGGAGACGGTGGTATCGTTGTGGATCCAGCACTTCGAACTAGCAGTTAAAACGGTCTTTGTGTCGGAGAAGAAGCTATGCAAGCAACTTTTGTCAGGAATCATGGACGGCCTTATTTGGGCCGAATGCTTTGTGAAGATCGCCGATAAGATAATGGCCGTCTTCTTCCGGTTCGGCGAGGGAGTTGCGAGGAGCAGCAAAGAGCCACAAAAGCTATTCAAGCTCTTAGACATGTTTGATTCAATGGAGAAGCTCAAGGTCCATGTTAGTGACATCTTCGAAGGGGAGGCCGGCACGGATATCTGCACAAGATTCCGGGAGCTTGAGAAGCTCCTCGTCCACGCCTCGTGCAAGGTCTTCTGGGAATTCGGCCTCCAGATCGAAGGTAACCAAGACGGTTTGCCGCCGCCGCAAGATGGATCAGTTCTGAAGCTGGTGAGGTATGCTGTGAATTACCTGAAGTACCTTGCTACTGAAAATTATAGTGCCTCGATGGCGAAGGTGCTACGAACTGAGCAGATTTGGAAGGCTGGAATTCTTTCTAGGCCTGAAACTGATGAGAATTTACTTAAAGAAGCTATTTCTAATGTAATGGAAGCTCTCCAACGGAACATCGAGGCGAAGAAATCGCGGTATAGAGATAAGGTTCTTCCACATATCTTTGCAATGAACACGTATTGGTATATCTACATGCGGACTCGGAGTTCAGAGCTAGGTAAGATCTTGGGCGAGCAATGGATGAAGAAGCAATACAAGACACTTGCTGAGGAGTCTGCTTATTCATACCAGAAGCAGGCATGGGGACCGTTGGTGAGGATCTTGGAACGGAATGATTCGAATGAGATGAATAAAGAAGCCATGGAAGCTTTGGCGAGAGGGAAGCTTGAGGCCTTCATGAAGGGAATCGATGAGAATATTCAGAAGCATGGGAGCTGTTACAACATACC harbors:
- the LOC131218295 gene encoding exocyst complex component EXO70I-like, with amino-acid sequence MEEANVESPMLSKLQDATRNLHHILQTSSAMQTNLINMDKRFQVLMETLSTTSKIITPIQSQSMTTKALDTRINRAVSPALKLLESFKITESLQRQLLHLSSKLPTKETPDKRLRCLLKYVDCVDRLTSSINSITQDSEPAIQKLQEAVEFLSRTKATDQYRSQRLRETLVTLKALYETEVDAMRYEGLLDEALLKLQDEYESILLQLRHKNIGQLPIEEMEMDGLDLGSDVEVEVLRRISETLARNDCLDICIDIFVKVRYRRAAKALMRLNPDYLKTYTIEEIDEMEWEILETVVSLWIQHFELAVKTVFVSEKKLCKQLLSGIMDGLIWAECFVKIADKIMAVFFRFGEGVARSSKEPQKLFKLLDMFDSMEKLKVHVSDIFEGEAGTDICTRFRELEKLLVHASCKVFWEFGLQIEGNQDGLPPPQDGSVLKLVRYAVNYLKYLATENYSASMAKVLRTEQIWKAGILSRPETDENLLKEAISNVMEALQRNIEAKKSRYRDKVLPHIFAMNTYWYIYMRTRSSELGKILGEQWMKKQYKTLAEESAYSYQKQAWGPLVRILERNDSNEMNKEAMEALARGKLEAFMKGIDENIQKHGSCYNIPDNDLREQIKVAIVNLVVTTYAGFLRSCSAVLPVKSFLAPDSIGELLEQLFDGNGKVIEGRPLVSDGKPAVRRREFKRRGNSSMSSIGGSNEMKDFQLWNPHEQ